The following DNA comes from Leishmania mexicana MHOM/GT/2001/U1103 complete genome, chromosome 8.
TCGTTTCCTGCCAGGCCGGTCAGTGCGGCAACCAGATCGGCTCTAAGTTTTGGGAGGTGATTTCCGACGAACATGGTGTCGATCCGACTGGTACCTACCAGGGCGACTCGGATCTGCAGCTCGAGCGCATCAACGTCTACTTCGATGAGTCGGCGGGAGGTCGCtacgtgccgcgcgccgtgCTGATGGACCTCGAGCCCGGCACCATGGACTCGGTTCGCGCCGGCCCGTACGGCCAGCTGTTCCGCCCGGATAACTTCATCTTTGGTCAGTCTGGCGCTGGCAACAACTGGGCCAAGGGCCACTACACGGAGGGCGCGGAGCTGATCGACTCCGTGCTTGATGTGTGCcgcaaggaggcggagagctgcGACTGCCTGCAGGGCTTCCAGCTGTCTCActccctcggcggcggcacgggctCCGGCATGGGCACGCTGCTCATCTccaagctgcgcgaggagtaCCCGGACCGGATCATGATGACCTTCTCCGTCATCCCGTCCCCCCGCGTGTCGGATACCGTTGTGGAGCCGTACAACACGACCCTCTCTGTGCACCAGCTCGTGGAGAACTCCGACGAGTCCATGTGCATCGACAATGAGGCGCTGTACGACATTTGCTTCCGCACGCTGAAgctgacgacgccgacgttCGGCGACCTAAaccacctcgtcgccgccgtgatGTCTGGCGTGACCTGCTGCCTGCGCTTCCCTGGCCAGCTGAACTCTGACCTGCGCAAGCTTGCCGTGAACCTCGTGCCGTTCCCGCGCCTGCACTTCTTCATGATGGGCTTCGCGCCGCTGACGAGCCGCGGCTCGCAGCAGTACCGCGGCCTGTCCGTCGCGGAGCTGACGCAGCAGATGTTCGACGCCAAGAACATGATGCAGGCCGCCGACCCGCGCCACGGCCGCTACCTCACCGCATCCGCGCTGTTCCGCGGCCGCGTATCGACCAAGGAGGTGGACGAACAGATGCTGAACGTGCAGAACAAGAACTCCAGCTACTTCATCGAGTGGATCCCGAACAACATCAAGTCCTCCATCTGCGATATCCCGCCCAAGGGCCTCAAGATGTCCGTCACCTTCATCGGCAACAACACCTGCATCCAAGAGATGTtccgccgcgtcggtgaGCAGTTCACGGGCATGTTCCGCCGCAAGGCCTTCCTCCACTGGTACACCGGTGAGGGCAGGACGAGATGGAGTTCACCGAGGCCGAGTCCAACATGAACGATCTTGTCTCCGAGTACCAGCAGTACCAGGACGCcaccgtcgaggaggagggcgagtacgacgaggagcaggaggcctACTAGACTGTGtaggtgtgtgcgcgtgcgcgttggtGCGCACCATGCTCGCTGTCCccgcggcgcacgcacacccccctctctccctccccctctttccgTGTTTTCTTCGTTTCTCTTTCTGTACGCCATTTCGGTTTCTTCTTGTTTTATCTTGTGAGTGGGTGTGGGAGCGACCTGCATGTCTGTGACGGAGTGACGGGGAGTGGatgggggcggggagggaggaggggggaagggcgaacggcgtgtgcgcgtagatggccctctctctgtgcacgtgtgtgcgtccccccttctcctccttctttcctccccgccctcccccctgtgACGGCAAGAAGAGAGCAGGGGTCGACTGCGCATGCTTCGTTTTGCGCTTTTCTGTCTTTTCATATTCGCTTGACTtcgccgcacccccgccgGACCCGCACGCCCGCGCGGGTCTGCCGCAGTGCGCGCGCCCActgcctgtgctgctgtCTGTGCTCCCCCCTGCGTCGTTGCCACCTCCCTGCTTGCGAGGTGTCGCttccgcgcagctgcaggggagacgcgcgcaccgcggcacaGAGCGGGGGCTCAAGCAACGGCACGAATGTGCGCAGGGAGCAagctgcacacacacccacacacacacacacacacacataccggCACATTCGCTGAGgaacaggcgcacacacacgcggctgGGAGTGGGTGCGAcgcgcctccctctgtgcgCGCTTCGCGTCCTGCTGTTcgtcgcgtgtgtgtgtgcgcgcttgtACGGAATGACATCGAATCATTTGaacgcacgtgcgtgcgcagccNNNNNNNNNNNNNNNNNNNNNNNNNNNNNNNNNNNNNNNNNNNNNNNNNNNNNNNNNNNNNNNNNNNNNNNNNNNNNNNNNNNNNNNNNNNNNNNNNNNNTGTAACACAGATGGCCGCTGCTAGCGGAGacgcagggggagggggaggggcgccaGGGGCCGCGGCCGCTCCTCACAGCAGGCGGGAGAAAgacgcggcagtggcgcggcgTCGTGCCCCGCAAACACATGCGGGCAAGGAAACGCCGTCTCTTCAAACGGCGAGACagaggcagcgcgcacagcacGGGCAGGTGTCGCCGGCGTTGCCGGCATCGCACGACACGCGCCTCTCGCCCGCGTCGTGACGGTGCGTGTGGGAGTATCTGCGGTTGTGGGATATCTGTGAGCAGTGGAACAAGCAACACACGGCACATGACAGCAGCGTGAGATGCGCTGATGgctgcagcaacggcgcACGGGCGCTATTCTCGCCGAGGCCGTGTTCAAGGCCCGTAGCGCACCGCTGCGTtgcctcgcgcgcgcgccaccgcgggCACCACCTCATGCAGAGGCGTGAAAATACTGCGACATGTGATTGCGTATGGGCGTGCCgcatgcttgtgtgcgtgtgcgcgcggccTGGCGTTTCTGCTCGTGTGACTGAGCATGAGGCTCGGCGCGGAGCACGCGCTGGTAGCGCACGAGGCAGTGCGACGTGAGGTCTGTCgccgagggaggagggggggggtgccgACATGGAAGAAGGGCGATAGGGAGCAacaaggggaggggcaagggaagcagcagccagagtgggtgggtggggggagagggcgcagcagcggagtgGCTCAGGCGTGGTGGAGTCACGGCCTCCCTGGTCCGTCGTGCAGAGACATCCGCCCTcgccgtgcgtgccggcGGAAGAAGCGGGGGGAGAGTAACGCGAGAAAGCgcgagtgcgtgcgcacggcaCCCCAGCTCGATGTCGGGGCGCAGCGCGACTTCCCTGCATCGCGTGCTGCCCTTTGCGGCGCAGAACCATCCCCAGcatccgccacggcggcggtgctggctgCCCCTGCAGTGGGGCGCTCAACTCCGATTTTGCTTCGCCAGGAGACATCGAGAACAAATTTGACATGGTAGAAAAGAATAGAAAGGCGCCGGCGTGTTGTGCCGGAGGGGGATGCTCACTCGCTCCGACACGCCCCACGTGAcgcccgcctccctccatccCCCGCCTCTCCAGACTCGCCCAGTGACTCCACTCTTCGGCGAACAggtgtgctgcacgcgcggcgcGACACCTAGGCGAACGCACAAAGGGGGTGTGGAGCAAGTGGTGCGAGGAGGTCAcaggggaggcggaggagggagaagacgagagcgcgcgcgcaagcGAGTGTCGCTGCACCGGGGCACTGCGGCAtcgcaccccacccccaacaccgacaacaacaacgcggACACCAGAGAGCCATTCGTGGGACACGAAAGGCACCCGTGCACAGTGGTAGGcagagcgcagccgcgcgcgcggcgtGTTGGCTTGCTGCcgcgcaccagcaccgtcagcggcCCAGGTTGCACCCGGGCGCCGGATCCATCAACTGCGGTACAGGGGAGGAAGATAGAGGAAAGTAAAAAGGAAAGATTTAAAAGAAGAAACAGAgacgcagcacacgcagccaGCGAtagcatacacgcacacaaaagcCGCGCGCGCGGTACGCCCTTTTatgtggggaggggggcgggacAAGCGGGTCGACGTGAGAGACGCGAGGGGAGGCTGGCGCCGAGCCGccaacgcacacaccgcgcgAACTCCcccacagacagacacaccgtCGCGCACCTCACCCACACACCGTCTAGtaggcctcctcctcctcgtcgaactcgccctcctcctcgacggtgGCGTCCTGGTACTGCTGGTACTCGGAGACGAGGTCGTTCATGTTGGACTCAGCCTCAGTGAACTCCATCTCGTCCATGCCCTCACCGGTGTACCAGTGGAGGAAGGCCTTGCGGCGGAACATACCCGTGAACTGCtcaccgacgcggcggaACATCTCCTGGATGCAGGTGTTGTTGCCGATGAAGGTGACGGACATCTTGAGACCCTTGGGCGGGATATCGCAGATGGAGGACTTGATGTTGTTCGGGATCCACTCGATGAAGTAGCTGGAGTTCTTGTTCTGCACGTTCAGCATCTGctcgtccacctccttgGTCGACATGCGGCCGCGGAACAGCGCGGACGCGGTGAGGTAGCGGCCGTGGCGCGGGTCGGCGGCCTGCATCATGTTCTTGGCGTCGAACATCTGCTGCGTCAGCTCCGCGACGGACAGGCCGCGGTACTGCTGCGAGCCGCGGCTCGTCAGCGGCGCGAAGCCCATCATGAAGAAGTGCAGGCGCGGGAACGGCACGAGGTTCACGGCAAGCTTGCGCAGGTCAGAGTTCAGCTGGCCAGGGAAGCGCAGGCAGCAGGTCACGCCAGACatcacggcggcgacgaggtggtTCAGGTCACCGaacgtcggcgtcgtcagcTTCAGCGTGCGGAAGCAAATGTCGTACAGCGCCTCGTTGTCGATGCACATGGACTCGTCGGAGTTCTCCACGAGCTGGTGCACAGAGAGGGTCGTGTTGTACGGCTCCACAACGGTATCCGACACGCGGGGGGACGGGATGACGGAGAAGGTCATCATGATCCGGTCCGGGtactcctcgcgcagcttggAGATGAGCAGCGTGCCCATGCCGGagcccgtgccgccgccgagggagTGAGACAGCTGGAAGCCCTGCAGGCAGTCgcagctctccgcctccttgcgGCACACATCAAGCACGGAGTCGATCAGCTCCGCGCCCTCGGTGTAGTGGCCCTTGGCCCAGTTGTTGCCAGCGCCGGACTGACCAAAGATGAAGTTGTCCGGGCGGAACAGCTGGCCGTACGGGCCGGCGCGAACGGAGTCCATGGTGCCGGGCTCGAGGTCCATCAGcacggcgcgcggcacgtaGCGGCCTCCCGCCGACTCATCGAAGTAGACGTTGATGCGCTCGAGCTGCAGATCCGAGTCGCCCTGGTAGGAGCC
Coding sequences within:
- a CDS encoding beta tubulin, whose translation is MREIVSCQAGQCGNQIGSKFWEVISDEHGVDPTGTYQGDSDLQLERINVYFDESAGGRYVPRAVLMDLEPGTMDSVRAGPYGQLFRPDNFIFGQSGAGNNWAKGHYTEGAELIDSVLDVCRKEAESCDCLQGFQLSHSLGGGTGSGMGTLLISKLREEYPDRIMMTFSVIPSPRVSDTVVEPYNTTLSVHQLVENSDESMCIDNEALYDICFRTLKLTTPTFGDLNHLVAAVMSGVTCCLRFPGQLNSDLRKLAVNLVPFPRLHFFMMGFAPLTSRGSQQYRGLSVAELTQQMFDAKNMMQAADPRHGRYLTASALFRGRVSTKEVDEQMLNVQNKNSSYFIEWIPNNIKSSICDIPPKGLKMSVTFIGNNTCIQEMFRRVGEQFTGMFRRKAFLHWYTGEGRTRWSSPRPSPT